From uncultured Desulfobacter sp.:
TGAAGAAAATTTTGCTGAAATTCAAGGCGCGAGCGGCAATTTTAAATAAAGCGTAGTAGACTACGCTGTTTTAAAATTGACGTGAAGCAACGAAGAAGTTCACAAAATTTTCAAAAACATCAAAGCGTTTAAACTTATTTGTGGAATAGTGGCTAAGCTACTAAGAGCAAACGGCGGATGCCTTGGTGTCAAGTGAAGAAGAAAGACGTGGAAAGCTGCGATAAGCCTCGGTAAGGAGCTAAACATCCTTTGACCCGGGGATTTCTGAATGGGGCAACCCGGCACGATTAATATCGTGTCATCCTTAACTGAATACATAGGTTAAGGAGGGTAACGGGGAGAACTGAAACATCTTAGTACCCCCAGGAATAGAAAGTAATAACGATTCCCTGAGTAGCGGCGAGCGAACGGGGACCAGCCCAAACCGTTAACGTGTCAAGCCCGAAAGCGTTGCGTTAACGGGGTCGCGGGATGCAGATCGGATCTGTTTCGGAGGATCCAATAAGTTACAAAAGAAATCATTAACTGAACAAGCTGGAAAGCTTGACCATAGCAGGTGACAGTCCTGTAAGTGAAAATGATCTCTCTTATTTTTGCACTCCCAAGTACTGCGGAACACGAGAAATTCTGTGGGAATTTGTGTGGACCATCACATAAGGCTAAATACGACTTGACAACCGATAGCGTACCAGTACCGTGAGGGAAAGGTGAAAAGTACCCCTGTTAGGGGAGTGAAATAGTACCTGAAACCGTTTGCTTACAAGCTGTGGGAGCACTTTCGAGTGTGACCGCGTGCCTTTTGCATAATGAGTCAGCGAGTTACTTAATGTGGCAAGGTTAAGCCGATAGGTGTAGCCGTAGCGAAAGCGAGTCTGAACAGGGCGCAAGTTGCATTGAGTAGACCCGAAACCAGGTGATCTATCCATGTCCAGGGTGAAGCGGGAGTAAAATCTCGTGGAGGCCCGAACCGTCACAGGTTAAAAACTGTTCGGATGAGGTGTGGATAGGGGTGAAAGGCCAAACAAACCTGGAGATAGCTGGTTCTCTCCGAAATATATTTAGGTATAGCCTCGTATGTTTCTTTTTGGAGGTAGAGCACTGAATGGGCTAGGGGTCTCACCAGATTACCAAACCTAATCAAACTACGAATACCAAAAAGTCAGAATACGGGAGTCAGCCCGCGGGAGCTAAGTTCCGCGGACGAGAGGGAAACAACCCAGACCGCCAGCTAAGGTCCCCAAATCTATGCTAAGTGGAGAAGGATGTGGGAATGCCCAGACAACCAGGAGGTTGGCTTAGAAGCAGCCATCCTTTAAAGAAAGCGTAATAGCTCACTGGTCGAGTGGATCTGCGCCGAAAATGTATCGGGGCTAAAGCATAGTACCGAAGCTGCGGAATGAAATTTATTTCATTGGTAGGAGAGCGTTGTGTCGTCGCAGAATCGCAACCGCGAGGTTGTGTGGAGATTACACAAGTGCCCATGCTGACATGAGTAGCGATAAAGCGGGTGAGAGACCCGCTCGCCGAAAACCCAAGGTTTCCTGAGTAAAGCTAATCTTCTCAGGGTTAGTCGATCCCTAAGGCGAGGCCGAAAGGCGTAGTCGATGGAAAACAGATTAATATTTCTGTACCACCTTGTTATCGTTTGAGAAATGGGGGGACGCAGGAGGGCAAGTCATCCGTCTGTTGGAATAGGCGGTTCAAGCTCGTAGGCTTAAGATCCAGGCAAATCCGGATTTTTTTAAGGCCGAGAAGCGATGTCGAGGGATTTATCCCATAAAGTGACTGCACCCATGCTGCCAAGAAAAGCCTCTATCGAGATGGCAGGTGATCGTACCGTAAACCGACACAGGTAGGTGGGGAGAGTATCCCAAGGCGCTTGAGAGAACTCTGGTTAAGGAACTCGGCAAAATGATACCGTAACTTCGGGAGAAGGTATGCCCCTGATTGTTAGTATTATACTTTACAAAGCAATTGGGGGCCGCAGAGAATTGGTGGTAGCGACTGTTTACTAAAAACATAGGACTCTGCAAAGTCGCAAGACGAGGTATAGGGTCTGACGCCTGCCCGGTGCCGGAAGGTTAAGGGGATTTGTAAGCTTTTAGCGAAGCACTGAACTGAAGCCCCGGTAAACGGCGGCCGTAACTATAACGGTCCTAAGGTAGCGAAATTCCTTGTCGGGTAAGTTCCGACCTGCACGAATGGCGTAACGACTTCCACACTGTCTCAACCAGAGACTCAGCGAAATTGCAGTGGCGGTGAAGATACCGTCTACCCGCGAAAAGACGGAAAGACCCCGGCACCTTTACTACAGCTTGACATTGGATTTTGGGATATGATGTGCAGGATAGGTGGGAGACTTTGAAGCATGCGCGCCAGTGTGTGTGGAGTTACCCTTGAAATACCACCCTTCATATTTCAGTGTTCTAACCACGGTCCGTAACCCGGATCTGGGACAGTGTCTGGTGGGTAGTTTGACTGGGGCGGTCGCCTCCCAAAGAGTAACGGAGGCGCGCGAAGGTTCCCTCAGGCTGATTGGAAACCAGCCGTAGAGTGCAAGGGCATAAGGGAGCTTGACTGCGAGAGAGACATTTCGAGCAGGTACGAAAGTAGGTCTTAGTGATCCGGCGGTTCTGAATGGAAGGGCCGTCGCTCAACGGATAAAAGGTACGCCGGGGATAACAGGCTTATCGCCCCCAAGAGTTCACATCGACGGGGCGGTTTGGCACCTCGATGTCGGCTCATCACATCCTGGGGCTGGAGCAGGTCCCAAGGGTTTGGCTGTTCGCCAATTAAAGTGGTACGTGAGCTGGGTTTAAAACGTCGTGAGACAGTTTGGTCCCTATCTTTCGTGGGCGCAGGATATTTGAGGAGATCTGATCCTAGTACGAGAGGACCGGATTGGACCAACCAATGGTGTTCCAGTTGTCGTGCCAACGGCATTGCTGGGTAGCCAAGTTGGGTACGGATAACCGCTGAAAGCATCTAAGCGGGAAGCCAACTTCAAGATTAGATATCCCATCGTAAGACTGAAGACCCCTTGAAGACTACAAGGTTGATAGGCTGGGTGTGTAAGCATGGCAACATGTTGAGCTTACCAGTACTAATAGGTCGTGAGGCTTAGCCACTTTTTTCCACGAATAAATTTAGATACTTTGATGTTAAAACAACTGTTTACTACAACAGATTACATATTTGGACCCATGGGACGTTTCATGTGAAACATTCTGAAGTTCCAGGTCCGACCAGTGTAACCGGTGGCGATGGCGAAGAGGCCACACCCGTACCCATCTCGAACACGGAAGTTAAGCTCTTTAGCGTCGATGGTACTGCATGGGAGACTGTGTGGGAGAGTAGAACGCCGCCGGTTCTTTTTTCAAAAGCCCTGATCATTTATTATAAATGGTCAGGGCTTTTTTTGTTTCTTTCTCAACCCGGTTTTGATAGTACAAAGAAAAAACTACCAGTGTTTGCAGAAAGCTGCCAGAGCGGTCTGGCATTCCCCCAATTTTACCATTTAGGAAATACCACATTAATGATTTTCGCAGATAATATCTCCCTTGCCTATGGCAAGCGGGTCCTGTTTAAAGATGTCAACATCATGTTTAAACCCGGCAACTGTTACGGCCTCATCGGGGCCAACGGTGCCGGGAAAAGCACCTTTTTAAAAATTCTTGCAAATGAGATTGAGCCGGATACCGGTACGGTTTCCGTGGGCCCCAGGGAGCGGATCGCTGTCTTGCGGCAGGATCATTTTGCCTTTGACGACCATCGGGTGATTGAGACGGTAATCATGGGCCATGAAAAGCTGTATCGCCTCATGACCGAGCGGGAGGCCCTTTATGCCAAGCCGGATTTTTCCGAAGCGGACGGCATCCGGTCCGGCGAAATTGAAGTCAAGTTTGAGGAGATGAACGGGTATGAGGCCGAGGCGGATGCGGCCGTGCTCCTGAAGCACCTGGGCATTGCCGAAGAGCTGCACACAAAAAAAATGAAAGAGCTTGAGGGCGGTGAGAAAGTGCGGGTCCTTCTGGGCCAGGCCCTGTTCGGCAATCCGGATGTCCTGCTCCTTGACGAACCCACCAATAACCTGGATATCCAGTCCATTGCCTGGCTCCAGGACTTTTTGTTCCGGTTCAAAAATACAGTGATTGTGGTTTCCCATGACCGGCATTTCATGAACCAGGTATGCACCCACATTGCCGACATCGATTTCAGCAAGATTTCTGTGTACGTAGGCAATTATGATTTCTGGTACCAGGCCAGCCAGCTCAATCTGAGGCAGAAGCAGACGGACAACAAACGGGTGACGGAAAAGGCCGAAGAGCTGAAGTCCTTTATTCGCAGGTTTTCCTCCAATGCGTCCAAGTCAAAGCAGGCAACATCCCGAAAAAAGTTATTGGATAAGCTGACCATTGAAGAGCTGCCGGTATCGAGCAGAAAATATCCGTTTGTACGGTTCAAACCTGAAAGGCCGTGCGGAAACATTATTTTGGAGGTGGAGGGGCTTTCCAAGACCATTGAGGGTGATAAAGTCCTGAACAATATTACGTTTAGGGTTAATAACGGGGATAAAATTGCCTTTGTGGGCCCCAACAGCCTTGCCAGAACTGCTTTTTTCGATATCCTGTCAGGTAAAACAGAGCCCGATGAAGGCACCTTCAGGTGGGGTGTCACCACCAGCCGCTCTTATTTTTCCAAAGAGCATGGTGCCTTTTTTGAACAGGACCTCAGTCTGATTCAGTGGCTGCTCCAGTTTGCCCCGCCCACCGAGGGTGAAAGCTTTGCCAGAACCTTTCTGGGGCGGATGCTCTTCTCCGGTGAAGATGCCCTGAAAAAGACGCATATGCTCTCCGGTGGCGAAAAGATCAGATGCATGCTGTCCAGGATGATGCTGGCTCAGTCCAATGTCCTGATGCTGGATGACCCCACCAACCACCTGGACCTGGAATCCATCACAGCCCTTAACGACAGCCTGGTGGAGTTCCCTGAAGTGCTTCTTTTCACCTCCCACGATCATGAGTTTATCAACACCATTGCCAACCGTATCATCGAGATGACGCCCGACGGGATCATCGACAGCCTCATGTCCTATGATGAGTACATTGAAAGCCCGGAGGTTGCCCGGGTGCGGGAAAAAATGAGCGCATAGACAAAAAAGATACGGCAAGGCACTGGTCCGCACCGGATCTGCCTCATTTTTTTGGCAGCCAGAGTTCCTTAAACCATGGACCTTTTCCCAGATGTAAATTTGGGAGAACTCCTGGAAACAGAACAGCATAATCGGCTGTAATGTCATTTGGCATCAGTGTGTTAAATACTCGGCAGAAAAATTATCTATTCCATAACAACCTGTCGAAAAATCATATAATAAACAGTGTCCATTTATAAAAAGGAAATCGAAAAAATATGGTCTAAAAAAGTTTTTTAACAGGCGCATTCAGCCATAAAAACTTTGATATTTTCAGACACCTGTGATTTTATCGGTTTTTCCGAAAAACATTATTTTGTTTAATTGCTTGAAATTATATGGAAAATAACGTTCTTGTTTGGAATAGTTAAAAAAAAATAAAAAACTATTTGACAGCCGTGTAATTTTCAGGCATATTTCGCCGGTCTTCTCGAGGGGACAAGCAAAACGGTTTTCTTCGGGAAGATTTTTTTTGAAGCAGTAAGTTTGATCTTTGAAAATTGGTCAGTGAAAAAGAAAAGAGCGGGTCAATGACAATGCGCTTTTAAGCCTTCGGGCTTTAAGGGCGTAGACCTTAAAAAGTTTTAGTAAAGGATTATAACTGGAGAGTTTGATCCTGGCTCAGAATGAACGCTGGCGGCGTGCTTAACACATGCAAGTCGAACGAGAAAGGGATTGCTTGCAATCCTGAGTAGAGTGGCGCACGGGTGAGTAACACGTAGATAATCTGCCTTCAAGCCTGGGATAACTATTCGAAAGGGTAGCTAATACCGGATAAAGTCGATTCACATAAGTAGATTGATGAAAGATTGCCTCTTCATGAAAGCAATTGTTTGGGGATGAGTTTGCGTACCATTAGCTTGTTGGTGGGGTAAAGGCCTACCAAGGCAACGATGGTTAGCTGGTCTGAGAGGATGATCAGCCACACTGGAACTGGAACACGGTCCAGACTCCTACGGGAGGCAGCAGTGAGGAATTTTGCGCAATGGGGGCAACCCTGACGCAGCAACGCCGCGTGAGTGAAGAAGGCCTTTGGGTCGTAAAGCTCTGTCAACAGGGAAGAAATTATAATTGTTTAATAGATGATTGTATTGACGGTACCTGTGGAGGAAGCGCCGGCTAACTCCGTGCCAGCAGCCGCGGTAACACGGGGGGCGCAAGCGTTATTCGGAATTATTGGGCGTAAAGGGCGCGCAGGCGGTCTTGTCCGTCAGGTGTGAAAGCTCGGGGCTCAACCCCGGAAGTGCACTTGAAACAGCAAGACTTGAATACGGGAGAGGAGAGAGGAATTCCTGGTGTAGAGGTGAAATTCGTAGATATCAGGAGGAACACCGATGGCGAAGGCATCTCTCTGGACCGATATTGACGCTGAGGCGCGAAGGCGTGGGTAGCGAACGGGATTAGATACCCCGGTAGTCCACGCAGTAAACGTTGTACACTCGGTGTGGCGGATATTAAAATCTGCTGTGCCCAAGCTAACGCATTAAGTGTACCGCCTGGGAAGTACGGTCGCAAGACTAAAACTCAAAGGAATTGACGGGGGCCCGCACAAGCGGTGGAGCATGTGGTTTAATTCGACGCAACGCGAAGAACCTTACCTGGGTTTGACATCCTGTGAATATCCCGTAATTGGGATAGTGCCTTCGGGAGCACAGAGACAGGTGCTGCATGGCTGTCGTCAGCTCGTGTCGTGAGATGTTTGGTTAAGTCCAGCAACGAGCGCAACCCTTATCGTCAGTTGCCAGCACATAATGGTGGGAACTCTGGCGAGACTGCCCCGGTCAACGGGGAGGAAGGTGGGGATGACGTCAAGTCCTCATGGCCCTTATATCCAGGGCTACACACGTGCTACAATGGTAGGTACAAAGGGCAGCGACTCTGCAAAGGGAAGCGAATCCCAAAAGCCTATCCCAGTCCGGATTGGGGTCTGCAACTCGACCCCATGAAGTTGGAATCGCTAGTAATCGCGGATCAGCATGCCGCGGTGAATATGTTCCCGGGCCTTGTACACACCGCCCGTCACACCATGGAAGTTGATTATACCCGACGTCGCTGGGCTAACTATTTATAGGGGCAGGCGCCTAAGGTATGGTCGATAACTGGGGTGAAGTCGTAACAAGGTAGCCGTTGAGGAATCAGCGGCTGGATCACCTCCTTTCAAAGGAAAGAAACACATAAAGCTTTTTTTGGATTCACTGGCCAATTTTGAGAGATCGAAACTCTCTTTGTTCTTTGACAATTTGTTGTAGTAAATATCAATAGCGTTGTTGAGAAGGTGTTAGTGAACACCCAATCAACTAAATATAAAATGGTGTGAAAGATGAAAATCAATCACTCCATGCTATGTTGAAGAAAATTTTGCTGAAATTCAAGGCGCGAGCGGCAATTTTAAATAAAGCGTAGTAGACTACGCTGTTTTAAAATTGACGTGAAGCAACGAAGAAGTTCACAAAATTTTCAAAAACATCAAAGCGTTTAAACTTATTTGTGGAATAGTGGCTAAGCTACTAAGAGCAAACGGCGGATGCCTTGGTGTCAAGTGAAGAAGAAAGACGTGGAAAGCTGCGATAAGCCTCGGTAAGGAGCTAAACATCCTTTGACCCGGGGATTTCTGAATGGGGCAACCCGGCACGATTAATATCGTGTCATCCTTAACTGAATACATAGGTTAAGGAGGGTAACGGGGAGAACTGAAACATCTTAGTACCCCCAGGAATAGAAAGTAATAACGATTCCCTGAGTAGCGGCGAGCGAACGGGGACCAGCCCAAACCGTTAACGTGTCAAGCCCGAAAGCGTTGCGTTAACGGGGTCGCGGGATGCAGATCGGATCTGTTTCGGAGGATCCAATAAGTTACAAAAGAAATCATTAACTGAACAAGCTGGAAAGCTTGACCATAGCAGGTGACAGTCCTGTAAGTGAAAATGATCTCTCTTATTTTTGCACTCCCAAGTACTGCGGAACACGAGAAATTCTGTGGGAATTTGTGTGGACCATCACATAAGGCTAAATACGACTTGACAACCGATAGCGTACCAGTACCGTGAGGGAAAGGTGAAAAGTACCCCTGTTAGGGGAGTGAAATAGTACCTGAAACCGTTTGCTTACAAGCTGTGGGAGCACTTTCGAGTGTGACCGCGTGCCTTTTGCATAATGAGTCAGCGAGTTACTTAATGTGGCAAGGTTAAGCCGATAGGTGTAGCCGTAGCGAAAGCGAGTCTGAACAGGGCGCAAGTTGCATTGAGTAGACCCGAAACCAGGTGATCTATCCATGTCCAGGGTGAAGCGGGAGTAAAATCTCGTGGAGGCCCGAACCGTCACAGGTTAAAAACTGTTCGGATGAGGTGTGGATAGGGGTGAAAGGCCAAACAAACCTGGAGATAGCTGGTTCTCTCCGAAATATATTTAGGTATAGCCTCGTATGTTTCTTTTTGGAGGTAGAGCACTGAATGGGCTAGGGGTCTCACCAGATTACCAAACCTAATCAAACTACGAATACCAAAAAGTCAGAATACGGGAGTCAGCCCGCGGGAGCTAAGTTCCGCGGACGAGAGGGAAACAACCCAGACCGCCAGCTAAGGTCCCCAAATCTATGCTAAGTGGAGAAGGATGTGGGAATGCCCAGACAACCAGGAGGTTGGCTTAGAAGCAGCCATCCTTTAAAGAAAGCGTAATAGCTCACTGGTCGAGTGGATCTGCGCCGAAAATGTATCGGGGCTAAAGCATAGTACCGAAGCTGCGGAATGAAATTTATTTCATTGGTAGGAGAGCGTTGTGTCGTCGCAGAATCGCAACCGCGAGGTTGTGTGGAGATTACACAAGTGCCCATGCTGACATGAGTAGCGATAAAGCGGGTGAGAGACCCGCTCGCCGAAAACCCAAGGTTTCCTGAGTAAAGCTAATCTTCTCAGGGTTAGTCGATCCCTAAGGCGAGGCCGAAAGGCGTAGTCGATGGAAAACAGATTAATATTTCTGTACCACCTTGTTATCGTTTGAGAAATGGGGGGACGCAGGAGGGCAAGTCATCCGTCTGTTGGAATAGGCGGTTCAAGCTCGTAGGCTTAAGATCCAGGCAAATCCGGATTTTTTTAAGGCCGAGAAGCGATGTCGAGGGATTTATCCCATAAAGTGACTGCACCCATGCTGCCAAGAAAAGCCTCTATCGAGATGGCAGGTGATCGTACCGTAAACCGACACAGGTAGGTGGGGAGAGTATCCCAAGGCGCTTGAGAGAACTCTGGTTAAGGAACTCGGCAAAATGATACCGTAACTTCGGGAGAAGGTATGCCCCTGATTGTTAGTATTATACTTTACAAAGCAATTGGGGGCCGCAGAGAATTGGTGGTAGCGACTGTTTACTAAAAACATAGGACTCTGCAAAGTCGCAAGACGAGGTATAGGGTCTGACGCCTGCCCGGTGCCGGAAGGTTAAGGGGATTTGTAAGCTTTTAGCGAAGCACTGAACTGAAGCCCCGGTAAACGGCGGCCGTAACTATAACGGTCCTAAGGTAGCGAAATTCCTTGTCGGGTAAGTTCCGACCTGCACGAATGGCGTAACGACTTCCACACTGTCTCAACCAGAGACTCAGCGAAATTGCAGTGGCGGTGAAGATACCGTCTACCCGCGAAAAGACGGAAAGACCCCGGCACCTTTACTACAGCTTGACATTGGATTTTGGGATATGATGTGCAGGATAGGTGGGAGACTTTGAAGCATGCGCGCCAGTGTGTGTGGAGTTACCCTTGAAATACCACCCTTCATATTTCAGTGTTCTAACCACGGTCCGTAACCCGGATCTGGGACAGTGTCTGGTGGGTAGTTTGACTGGGGCGGTCGCCTCCCAAAGAGTAACGGAGGCGCGCGAAGGTTCCCTCAGGCTGATTGGAAACCAGCCGTAGAGTGCAAGGGCATAAGGGAGCTTGACTGCGAGAGAGACATTTCGAGCAGGTACGAAAGTAGGTCTTAGTGATCCGGCGGTTCTGAATGGAAGGGCCGTCGCTCAACGGATAAAAGGTACGCCGGGGATAACAGGCTTATCGCCCCCAAGAGTTCACATCGACGGGGCGGTTTGGCACCTCGATGTCGGCTCATCACATCCTGGGGCTGGAGCAGGTCCCAAGGGTTTGGCTGTTCGCCAATTAAAGTGGTACGTGAGCTGGGTTTAAAACGTCGTGAGACAGTTTGGTCCCTATCTTTCGTGGGCGCAGGATATTTGAGGAGATCTGATCCTAGTACGAGAGGACCGGATTGGACCAACCAATGGTGTTCCAGTTGTCGTGCCAACGGCATTGCTGGGTAGCCAA
This genomic window contains:
- a CDS encoding ATP-binding cassette domain-containing protein, which encodes MIFADNISLAYGKRVLFKDVNIMFKPGNCYGLIGANGAGKSTFLKILANEIEPDTGTVSVGPRERIAVLRQDHFAFDDHRVIETVIMGHEKLYRLMTEREALYAKPDFSEADGIRSGEIEVKFEEMNGYEAEADAAVLLKHLGIAEELHTKKMKELEGGEKVRVLLGQALFGNPDVLLLDEPTNNLDIQSIAWLQDFLFRFKNTVIVVSHDRHFMNQVCTHIADIDFSKISVYVGNYDFWYQASQLNLRQKQTDNKRVTEKAEELKSFIRRFSSNASKSKQATSRKKLLDKLTIEELPVSSRKYPFVRFKPERPCGNIILEVEGLSKTIEGDKVLNNITFRVNNGDKIAFVGPNSLARTAFFDILSGKTEPDEGTFRWGVTTSRSYFSKEHGAFFEQDLSLIQWLLQFAPPTEGESFARTFLGRMLFSGEDALKKTHMLSGGEKIRCMLSRMMLAQSNVLMLDDPTNHLDLESITALNDSLVEFPEVLLFTSHDHEFINTIANRIIEMTPDGIIDSLMSYDEYIESPEVARVREKMSA